A single window of Streptomyces griseoviridis DNA harbors:
- the rdgB gene encoding RdgB/HAM1 family non-canonical purine NTP pyrophosphatase — protein sequence MTSRLILATRNAGKITELRAILAEAGLPHDLVGADAYPEIPDVRETGVTFAENALLKAHALAQATGLPAVADDSGLCVDVLNGAPGIFSARWAGRHGDDRANLDLLLAQLSDIAAEHRAAHFACAAALALPDGTERVVEGRLLGALRTEPSGTNGFGYDPILQPEGETRTCAELTPAEKNAISHRGKAFRALVPVVRELVG from the coding sequence ATGACCAGCCGCCTCATCCTCGCCACCCGTAACGCCGGAAAGATCACCGAGCTGAGGGCGATCCTCGCCGAGGCCGGGCTCCCGCACGACCTGGTCGGCGCGGACGCCTACCCCGAGATCCCCGACGTCCGCGAGACCGGCGTGACCTTCGCCGAGAACGCCCTCCTCAAGGCCCACGCCCTCGCCCAGGCCACCGGCCTGCCCGCCGTCGCCGACGACTCGGGGCTCTGCGTCGACGTCCTCAACGGCGCCCCCGGCATCTTCTCCGCCCGCTGGGCGGGACGCCACGGCGACGACCGGGCCAACCTCGACCTGCTCCTGGCCCAGCTCTCGGACATCGCCGCCGAGCACCGCGCGGCCCACTTCGCCTGCGCGGCGGCGCTGGCCCTCCCGGACGGCACCGAACGCGTGGTCGAGGGCCGCCTCCTCGGCGCCCTGCGCACCGAGCCGTCCGGCACCAACGGCTTCGGCTACGACCCGATCCTCCAGCCCGAGGGCGAGACGCGCACCTGCGCGGAACTGACCCCGGCGGAGAAGAACGCGATCAGCCACCGGGGCAAGGCGTTCCGGGCACTGGTGCCCGTGGTGCGGGAACTGGTGGGCTGA
- the rph gene encoding ribonuclease PH — translation MSRIDGRTPEQLRPVTIERGWSKHAEGSVLVSFGDTKVFCTATVTEGVPRWRKGSGEGWVTAEYSMLPRATNSRGDRESVKGRIGGRTHEISRLIGRSLRAVVDYKALGENTIVLDCDVLQADGGTRTAAITGAYVALADAVTWAQERKLVKHGRRPLVGTVSAVSVGIVGGVPLLDLCYEEDVKADTDMNVVCTGDGRFVEVQGTAEAEPFARDELNSLLDLAVVGCADLAAAQRAALEGVLGK, via the coding sequence ATGTCTCGAATCGACGGCCGCACGCCCGAACAGCTCCGCCCTGTCACCATCGAACGCGGCTGGAGCAAGCACGCCGAGGGCTCCGTCCTCGTCTCCTTCGGCGACACCAAGGTCTTCTGCACCGCCACCGTCACCGAAGGCGTCCCCCGCTGGCGCAAGGGCAGCGGCGAGGGCTGGGTCACCGCCGAGTACTCCATGCTCCCCCGCGCCACCAACTCCCGCGGCGACCGGGAGTCCGTGAAGGGCCGCATCGGCGGCCGCACCCACGAGATCTCCCGCCTCATCGGCCGCTCGCTGCGCGCCGTCGTCGACTACAAGGCGCTCGGCGAGAACACCATCGTCCTCGACTGCGACGTCCTCCAGGCCGACGGCGGCACCCGCACCGCCGCCATCACCGGCGCGTACGTCGCACTCGCCGACGCCGTCACCTGGGCGCAGGAGCGCAAGCTCGTCAAGCACGGCAGGCGCCCCCTGGTCGGCACGGTCTCCGCGGTCTCCGTCGGCATCGTCGGCGGCGTCCCGCTCCTCGACCTCTGCTACGAGGAGGACGTGAAGGCCGACACCGACATGAACGTCGTCTGCACCGGCGACGGGCGGTTCGTCGAGGTCCAGGGCACCGCCGAGGCCGAGCCGTTCGCCCGCGACGAGCTGAACTCCCTGCTCGATCTCGCCGTCGTCGGCTGCGCCGACCTCGCGGCCGCCCAGCGGGCCGCCCTCGAAGGCGTCCTCGGAAAGTAA
- a CDS encoding PTS glucose/sucrose transporter subunit IIB, with amino-acid sequence MREKDMATKAEKIVAGLGGIENIDEIEGCITRLRTEVHDANKVDEAALKAAGAHGVVKMGTAIQVVIGTDADPIAAEIEDMM; translated from the coding sequence ATCAGGGAGAAAGACATGGCCACCAAGGCTGAGAAGATCGTCGCCGGGCTCGGCGGCATCGAGAACATCGACGAGATCGAGGGCTGCATCACCCGTCTCCGCACCGAGGTCCACGACGCGAACAAGGTCGACGAAGCCGCCCTCAAGGCCGCGGGCGCGCACGGCGTCGTCAAGATGGGCACCGCCATCCAGGTCGTCATCGGCACCGACGCCGACCCGATCGCCGCGGAGATCGAAGACATGATGTGA
- a CDS encoding PTS transporter subunit EIIC, with protein MTADSTAAGSGRSRWGDVFQGLQKMGRSLQLPIAVLPAAGILNRLGQPDVFGDDGLGWTNVSKVMAGAGGALLDGSLGLPLLFCVGVAIGMAKKADGSTALAAVVGFLVYYNVLHQFPKDCLTGATPVTGIGCQAPDNSVSAFTYQNPGVFGGIVLGLLAAFFWARYHRTRLVDWLGFFNGRRLVPIIMAFVAIAVAAVCLWVWPPIGYALEAFSNWLDDLGAWGAGVFGVANRALLVIGLHQFLNVPIWFQFGSYTKPDGTVVHGDINMFLAGDPDAGQFTSGFFPIMMFALPAAALAITHCARPERRKEIGGLMLSVALTSFVTGITEPLEYSFLFVAPALYAIHAVLTGVSMAVTWGLGVHDGFSFSAGLIDYAINWNLATKPWAIVPIGLCFAVVYYVVFRFAITRFDLRTPGREPEDAREDVTKA; from the coding sequence ATGACCGCCGACAGCACCGCAGCAGGGTCAGGCCGCAGCCGCTGGGGCGATGTCTTCCAGGGGCTTCAGAAGATGGGCCGCAGCCTCCAGCTGCCGATCGCGGTGCTGCCCGCGGCCGGCATCCTCAACCGGCTCGGCCAGCCGGACGTCTTCGGGGACGACGGGCTCGGCTGGACGAACGTGTCCAAGGTGATGGCGGGTGCGGGCGGCGCGCTGCTCGACGGTTCGCTGGGGCTGCCGCTGCTGTTCTGCGTGGGTGTGGCGATCGGGATGGCGAAGAAGGCGGACGGTTCGACGGCGCTGGCGGCGGTGGTCGGGTTCCTCGTCTACTACAACGTGCTGCACCAGTTCCCGAAGGACTGCCTGACCGGCGCGACGCCGGTGACCGGGATCGGCTGCCAGGCTCCGGACAACTCGGTGTCGGCGTTCACGTACCAGAATCCGGGGGTGTTCGGCGGGATCGTGCTGGGGCTGCTGGCCGCGTTCTTCTGGGCGCGCTACCACCGCACGCGGCTGGTGGACTGGCTGGGGTTCTTCAACGGGCGGCGGCTGGTGCCGATCATCATGGCGTTCGTGGCGATCGCGGTGGCGGCGGTGTGCCTGTGGGTCTGGCCGCCGATCGGCTACGCCCTTGAGGCCTTCTCGAACTGGCTCGACGACCTGGGTGCCTGGGGGGCGGGGGTGTTCGGGGTCGCGAACCGGGCGCTGCTCGTGATCGGGCTGCACCAGTTCCTGAACGTGCCCATCTGGTTCCAGTTCGGCAGTTACACCAAGCCGGACGGGACGGTGGTGCACGGGGACATCAACATGTTCCTCGCGGGCGACCCGGACGCCGGGCAGTTCACCTCGGGCTTCTTCCCGATCATGATGTTCGCGCTGCCCGCGGCGGCGCTGGCGATCACGCACTGCGCCCGCCCGGAGCGCCGCAAGGAGATCGGCGGGCTGATGCTGTCGGTGGCGCTGACGTCGTTCGTCACGGGGATCACCGAGCCGCTCGAGTACTCGTTCCTGTTCGTGGCGCCGGCGCTGTACGCGATCCACGCGGTGCTGACGGGGGTGTCGATGGCGGTGACGTGGGGGCTCGGGGTGCACGACGGTTTCAGTTTCTCGGCGGGTCTGATCGACTACGCGATCAACTGGAACCTGGCGACGAAACCGTGGGCGATCGTGCCGATCGGCCTGTGCTTCGCCGTCGTCTACTACGTGGTCTTCCGGTTCGCGATCACCCGGTTCGATCTGCGGACGCCGGGGCGGGAGCCGGAGGATGCCAGGGAGGACGTCACCAAGGCCTGA